ATCTGTCGGTCATCGAACCTGAAAACTTCAAATTCCGGAACACGCAGTTTCTCGAAGACACGTCACTCACATACGAGGGGTACGGTGACTACCAATCGACCCGGCGGAATATCTGGAGTACGCGAAACCACGACCTTCGTCGAGTCCTACGCGAATTCCCAACTGACGAGCCGCTCGCCTCTGGCCAGATCGAAAAGCGGGTCGGGTTAGATTGAGATACTGCTCACCGGTTCGTCGGTCGCCCGCACGGGTCGCCGGGGTCCACGACCTATTTAATGAGCCCCCCCCAACGACCGTGCGATGGAACTAGGGTCCGCGGACGCCTTCGACCGGATGGGCACGCTCGGCGTCGAAGAGGAGTTCTACATCGTCGACGGCGACGGCCGCCCCGCCTCGGGCATCTCGGACCTCGTCTACGACAACCCTCCGGGGGGACTTCTCGGCGACCGCATCGACCACGAACTGTTCCGGTTCACCGTCGAGACGCAGACGCCGCTCATTGAGGACCCCTCGGAGGCGGGCGACCTCGTCCGCGCCGTCCGGGAGGCACTCGTCGACCACGCGGCCGACCACGGCTACCGCATCGCGGCAGCGGGTCTCCACCCGGCGGCGAAGTGGCGCGAACTCGACCACGCGACGAAGCCGCGGTACAAATCGCAACTCGACCGCATCCAGTACCCGCAGCACCGAAACACGACCGCCGGCCTGCACGTCCACGTCGGCGTCGACGACGCGGACAAGGCGATCTGGGTCGCCAACGAGGCGCGGTGGTATCTCCCGCCGCTGCTCGCCCTGTCGGCGAACTCCCCCTTCTGGAACGGGTTCGACACGGGCCTCTCCTCGGCGCGAGCGAAGATATTCGAGAACCTCCCGAACACCGGGATGCCCTCGCGCTTCGCGGACTTCGAGGCGTTCCAGGAGTTCGAGCGCCGGATGGTCGAGTTCGGCTCTATCGAGGACCGCGGCGAACTCTGGTTCGACGTGCGCCCGCACACCGGCCACGGCACCGTCGAGGTCCGGACGCCCGACGCGCAGTCGGACCCCGAGAAGACGATGGCGTTCGTCGAGTACGTCCACGCTCTCGTCCTCGATTTGGCCGAACGCTACGAGGACGGCGAGTCGGGGACGGACCTCCGTCGGGAACTCCTCGACGAGAACAAGTGGCGCGCGACGCGACACGGCCACGACGCCGGGTTCGTCGCCCGGGACGCCGAGGGGACGGTGTCGCTCGGCGAGTTCGTCGACCGGGAGTGCGACCGACTCGGCGTCGACGGCCTCCGAGCGGTGTACGACGCCGAGAGCGGAACCGAACGACAGCGACGGATTCGCGCCGAATCGGGCCTCGATGCCCTCTGTGAACGCCTGTGTCTCGACTGACCGTTCGGAAAGGTTTTTAACTGGCTGGTTTTGACCTATGGGGCAGAACAGTATGTCTGCGGACGATACTCCCGACGACACGAGAGAGGAGGGTTCGGAGAGCGACGCGGTGGCCGACCCGACCGAAACGCCCTCGGAGCAGTCGACCCGCGAGCGACTCGAAGCGGAGGCCGACCGGGCCGTCTCGGAGTTCGACGAGAACATCGTCGACCTCCTGGCCTGGTTGCTCGATACGGAGACGCGCGCTCGCATCTACGTCTACCTCCGACAGCACCCCCACACCACGAGCGACGAGGTGGCCGACGGCACCGGCCTCTACCCCAGCACCGTCCGCGAAGCGCTCGCGGAACTCCACTCCGAGGAGACGGTGACGCGGCGCAAGCGAAAGAACTCGGGAGCGGGCAACAACCCCTACGAGTACACCGCTATCGCGCCGAGCGACCTCGTCCAGAGCGTCGTCGGGCAGGTCCAATCGCAACTGAACACGGTCTTCAACCTCGACCGGCGTCTGCTCGGGGACGACGAGGCGGGCGATATCGAACCCGTCACCATCACCGTTCGCCCGGACGGCGGCGACGACTGAACCCCGGCCCCGCCGCCCTCGCTCCGTGAGCCGACCTTTTTAAGTCACGAGCCCCCGACCCCCGGATATGAACGTCGCGCTCGGCGGGACCTTCGACCCGGTTCACGACGGCCACCTCGCGCTGTTCGCGAGGGCCTTCGAACTCGGCGACGTGACCGTCGGTCTCACGAGCGACGAACTCGCGCCGCAGACCCGCCACGTCGACCGGTACGTCCGACCGTTCGAGGAGCGGAAGCGCGACCTCTTGAACCACCTGCGACCGCTGGCCGAGGAGTACGGTCGAGAGTTCGACATCCGGGAACTCGCCGAACCGACCGGCATCGCCACCGAACCCGGCTTCGACGTGCTCATCGTCTCCCCGGAGACGAAAGACGGCGGCGCGCGGGTGAACGAGATTCGCGAGGAACGCGGCCTCGACCCCCTCGACATCGAAGTGGTCGGCCACGTCGCCGCCGAGGACGGCGAGCGCATCTCCTCGACGCGCATCGTCCGCGGGGAGATAGACCGCCACGGCAACCTCACGCCCGAGCGAGACGGCCGCGAGGCGACCCGTCCGGAGGACGCTTGAGGTCGCGTTCGGTTACGATTTCCACTCTCACCCCCCCTCGACCCGCCTCACCACGTCGGCGGCCGAAACCCCGCGTCTTCGAGGATGTCCTTCCAGCGCTGTTGGATGCTGAGCCGCGTCACGTCCATCGCGTCGGCGACGCGCGACTGCGAGCGCTCCTCGCCCGCGATGAGTGCGGCGGCGTACAGGCTCGCGGCGGCGACGGCCCGCTTCGAGCGGTCGGTGTCGGGCACGTGCGAGAGGAACATGTCGCTCGCGTACGACCGCGCCTCGGACCCGAGTTCCAAGCGGTCCCCGCCCGCCTCGATCCGCTGTAACCACTCCTCGTTGTCGACCCTGTCCCGGGCGCTGTACATACTGACTGCTCCGCGTCGACGCACTTGACGCTTGCTCCGACCGACGCCGCGAATCGGCCGACGGGGTCGATTCCGCGGAGGCGGTGGGACCCGTGCCGGAGACGAACGACAGCTTCTTACCTCGATTCCTGATACTACCGGGTGCGCGCGGGTAGCCAAGCCAGGCCAACGGCGCAGCGCTTAGGACGCTGTCCCGTAGGGGTCCGCCGGTTCGAATCCGGTCCCGCGCATCCGCGGCTTCGCCGCGTCTTGCGATTTTCACTTCGGCAGGAGACCCTACATGGAAGACCTGCCAATCACGCTCTCGCGCTGTAACGTTTTCACCAACGGGGAGTTGGACACCGAACGCCCCATCCCGGTGGTGCCAAAATCGCACGACGGCGTACTGAACGAGAAGCAATTCGTAGACTACAAAGACAGGCGTGTTCGATTCCTGTCATGGCTGTTGAAGGTTGGGAAGTACCCCGACAAGGCCGAAGGGTACTCGCCGTACACCGTTTACTCGACGGCGTACCGAACCGCGCGGTTCGACCTGTGGCTCTGGGAGCAGAAGAACGAGTACACGTACCCGCCTCAATCCGATGACGCCGCCGCCTACATGGACTGGTTGGCGTTCTCCGACCAGAGTCAAGTGATGAAGGGGAAGGCGCAGGAAGGCCTCCAGCACCTCTCGAAGTGGCTCCACCACGAGTACGGCTACGACGAGTGGGAGTTCGAGTACACCTTTGACGGCTCCGGCGGCAACCACCAGCCGCAGGACTTCCTCACGCGTGAGGAGCGCCGTGCCATCCGACAGGCGGCCCTCAACGAGGGGAACATCCCCGCCTACGACTCCCTCACCGCAGAGGAGCGGAACGGGTGGAAACTCTACATCTCGAACGCACTCGGGAAGGCGTACGACGAGGTAACGCGCGAGGACTGGGACGAGGTGAACGGGTGGGAAATCACCTCTCTCGTTTGGACGAGTCTCGACGCCGGTCTCCGTCCCAACGAGGTCCGC
This Halogeometricum sp. S3BR5-2 DNA region includes the following protein-coding sequences:
- a CDS encoding transcription initiation factor IIB family protein produces the protein MYSARDRVDNEEWLQRIEAGGDRLELGSEARSYASDMFLSHVPDTDRSKRAVAAASLYAAALIAGEERSQSRVADAMDVTRLSIQQRWKDILEDAGFRPPTW
- a CDS encoding tyrosine-type recombinase/integrase, which codes for MEDLPITLSRCNVFTNGELDTERPIPVVPKSHDGVLNEKQFVDYKDRRVRFLSWLLKVGKYPDKAEGYSPYTVYSTAYRTARFDLWLWEQKNEYTYPPQSDDAAAYMDWLAFSDQSQVMKGKAQEGLQHLSKWLHHEYGYDEWEFEYTFDGSGGNHQPQDFLTREERRAIRQAALNEGNIPAYDSLTAEERNGWKLYISNALGKAYDEVTREDWDEVNGWEITSLVWTSLDAGLRPNEVRNARTEWVDTRNGVLRIPKDESSKNEGNWTVSLTERTATALSRWLEEREQYERYEDTDTLWLTSHGNPHGSSSLRRLLHRLCDQAGIETANRKMSWYTIRHSVGTYMTKERDLAAAKAQLRHKNPMTTMKYDQVPVEDRRSALDRMG
- a CDS encoding winged helix-turn-helix domain-containing protein, which encodes MSADDTPDDTREEGSESDAVADPTETPSEQSTRERLEAEADRAVSEFDENIVDLLAWLLDTETRARIYVYLRQHPHTTSDEVADGTGLYPSTVREALAELHSEETVTRRKRKNSGAGNNPYEYTAIAPSDLVQSVVGQVQSQLNTVFNLDRRLLGDDEAGDIEPVTITVRPDGGDD
- a CDS encoding glutamate--cysteine ligase, whose protein sequence is MELGSADAFDRMGTLGVEEEFYIVDGDGRPASGISDLVYDNPPGGLLGDRIDHELFRFTVETQTPLIEDPSEAGDLVRAVREALVDHAADHGYRIAAAGLHPAAKWRELDHATKPRYKSQLDRIQYPQHRNTTAGLHVHVGVDDADKAIWVANEARWYLPPLLALSANSPFWNGFDTGLSSARAKIFENLPNTGMPSRFADFEAFQEFERRMVEFGSIEDRGELWFDVRPHTGHGTVEVRTPDAQSDPEKTMAFVEYVHALVLDLAERYEDGESGTDLRRELLDENKWRATRHGHDAGFVARDAEGTVSLGEFVDRECDRLGVDGLRAVYDAESGTERQRRIRAESGLDALCERLCLD
- a CDS encoding phosphopantetheine adenylyltransferase — translated: MNVALGGTFDPVHDGHLALFARAFELGDVTVGLTSDELAPQTRHVDRYVRPFEERKRDLLNHLRPLAEEYGREFDIRELAEPTGIATEPGFDVLIVSPETKDGGARVNEIREERGLDPLDIEVVGHVAAEDGERISSTRIVRGEIDRHGNLTPERDGREATRPEDA